The Halovivax ruber XH-70 genome includes the window CGTCCTCGAACGACGTGTGGCGGTCGAGCAAGCGATGGTTGCCGACCCAGTAGCGGCGGTAGAGCGCCATGCCGATGCCGACGACGAACAGCAGCCCCATCGCGTCCACGACGAACTGGTAGGAGAGATAGAAGTCGCCGATCCAGACCGACGGCTGGTGCAAGATCTTCTGGACGGCGTACTCGTCCACCGCGATGATCGTCGTCGCGATGAGCAGCGTCAGAAAGCCCCACATGATAAAGGAGTGCATCAACCCGCCGTAGAGGTCGCGGTTGAACTGCTTCTCGTTCGAGAGCACGGTCTTCGTCCCACTGACGACCCGACTTGCGAGTTCGTCCACGCGCGGGAACGGGTCATCCGAGGCTCGCGCGTAGCGGGCGACCCGGCTGAAAGCGCCGTAGGCGAAGACGAGAATGGCGATCGTCGCGAAGAGGTAGAAGGTTGCGTACTCGGTACTCGTGAGACCCCAGTACGTCTCGCGTGTCGCCTCGCTCGTCGCGAGGGGAACGGCACCGTCGAGAGGCCTGAACATGCCCTAGTGCCCGGAGTAAACCACCTTAACTCTTGTCACACTCGATCGACCCACCCGACTCACGTCCCGCACGAATTCACACCTGGTTTAGAATTGTCGAGCAGTATCGCGTGGCTACTCTGGGGGCGTTCGCAGGACGGCGCGGGTGTGTGGTGGCATCCAATGAGAGCGGCGATCGATCGCCACCGGCATCCAGCAACTCTCGTCCGTCATGTCGTCGGCGTCAGCGAACCGAACAATTAGGGTCGCTGGCTCGGAAGGGACGACAATGGCCGTCTCGAAAACGCTCGTCGGCATCGGTCTCGCCGTCGCGCTCGGACTCGGGTATCTGCTACGCAGTGTCGATCTCGGGCGCTGGAGACGGCGACTGTCCAGCCGCCTGATCTTCGGCGTTCCGTGGGGGACGGCAGTCACGGTGAGCGTCCTCGTCGCCTTCTACCTCTTCGCCCAGCACGGATTCGCACACTGGGAGCGACCGGTTACCTACCCCTACATCTCGTGGTCGTACTTCTACCCGACCGGCTGGCTCACCGCCGGGATCGCACACGGATCGCCGGCACACCTCGTCTCGAACACGACGGCGACGGTCGTCTTCGGCGTCATCGCGGAGTACACCTGGGGGCACTACCCGCCGTCGGAGCGCGAGCGGACCGACGAGCCCGATCGGGCACCCGACCACCAGGACGGTGGATCAGCCGGACCAGGGAGACGGGTCGGACCAGCCGACGCAGAGAGACGAGCTGGACCAGCCGAACGGGTCGGACCATCGCCCCGATCGGGCGGATGGCTGTCGAATCCGTGGGTTCGCGCACTGGTGGCCTTCCCCGGTACGCTCTTCGCCATCGCCCTGCTCACGTCCGCCTTCTCGCTCGGCCCGGGACTCGGCTTCTCCGGTGCCGTCTACGCCATCGTCGCGTTCACGCTCCTCGTCGCACCCCGCCTCGCCGTCGGCGGCGTCGTCGCGAGTGCAGCACTCGGCGTCCTCTACGACGCCCTCGCGAATCCGATCGTCACCGCGGGGATCGAATCGGGTGCCCCCTCGCCGCCGGGCTGGGCCGGCGTCGGTTTCCAGGCGCACTTGCTCGGGTTCCTCGTTGGCGCCATCGTCGCGATCGCCGTCCTCCGCACACGCGAACGGACACCCGCCACTGGTGCGATATTCGGGGCGCTCGTCCTCGTCGGACTCGCCCAGTCTGTCTGGTTGCTCGTCTGGCCCGGCGGAAGCGATACCTACACCCTCTATCGTGGAGTCGGCGTCACGTTCCTGCTCGTCCTCGCCGTCGTCGTCTCCGTCGCCGCGACCGGACCGACCCGGCGACTGCCACGTCCGTTCGCCACGGTCCCGCGAATGCCGAGTCGGAAACGCCTCGCCATCGTCTGGGTCGGCCTCCTCACCGTCGTGCTCGGCCTCTTCGTGGCCGCGCCCCTCGCGATGGGGGAGGCCTCCGGATTCGTCGTCGGGATCTTCCTCGTCGCGTACGCCTTGCTCGTCATCCCGGCCATCCCGCCGCTGCTTCCCGACCGACTCACCGACGGCCCCATCGACTATCGGCAGGCCGCGCTCGTCACGCTCTGTGTCCTGGCCGCCGTCGTCGCCGTCGTCGGCGTTCCGTACGGCTTCACCCTGATCGACGGAGAGCCGACCGGAAGCGGCGCCGTCGATGTCGGTGAGTACACCGTCACGTACGAGGAGAACGCGAGTATCGATCGGACGATGCTCGGATTCCCCGAGGAGGCCCAGTCGAACGCCACCTACGACGGGTTGCTCGTCGCCAGTGACGACCACGAGGTGTTTACGATCGGCGAACGAGCGGACGTCATCGCCTACGACGGCGAAGCGACCGTCGCCGTCGGCGGCCCGGGCGAGTACGAAACGGTTCACGCGGAGCGCACCGGCTGGGAGGTGCTCGGAAACGAGACCGTCTACGCGGTCGATCTCGTCGTCGACAGCGAGCGGACCCGCTCGTACGTCACCGAGCCGGTCGAGACCGGTGTGCAGTTCGACGAGACGCAGGTTCTCCTCGCGCCGACGGCCGACGGATTCGAGGTCCGCTTCGAACAGGACGGTGAGACGACGGCGGTACCCGTCCCCGAGGTGAATCAGACGCAGTCTGTCGGCCCCTTCGTCGTGCGGAAAGAATCCGGCGAGGACACCGATCGGATTACCGTCTCCCGCGACGGTGTGACGACACCAATCGCCGAACGGGAGACGTATCCGGGATCGAAGTAGTCCGATATTACCCGTCATCTGCCACCGATTGAGCGAGTCAACGAGGGATTTCGGAAATGACTATCGGTACCAGTTATGCTGTTACTCACCGACGAACCGGAGCCGTTTTAGGACCGCTTCCAGTGCGTGAGTGCAATGACGGGGGACCTTGGGGTCGAGATTGTCAGCGAAATCGCCGACCGCGAAGACGTCGACGCGACAGCGCTCACACCGCCACTACACGACGTCATCGACACTGATGCACTGGAATCGTTGTTCGAGCCGACCGCGACGACCGACAGAGTGGGGCCCGGAACGGTCTCCTTTCTGTACCACGGCTACGACGTGACTGTCACCGCCACCGGCGACGTCCGTGTTCGGGCAACCGACACGACGCCGTCGAACACCAATGCGACTCGCGAAATGACCCTCGACTAGGCGATGTCCGCCGACTGGACGCTGGCCGAGGCACACTACTGACGCCCTGCGCGTCCACGAACGTCGGTAGCGGCCGCTCTGGTACGAGTACCGGAGACCATGATCGAACGCGACTGCAGATAACCTACGCCCGAGAACCTGCTTGCGTCGCTCCCAGACCCTCGGTCTGATTCAAACCGCTTGTTTCCACGCTCCGCTCCTCACATCCGTTCGTCGCGGAGAAATGCGAGCGCGCGGATTGTGAACCACGCCGAGACGGTCGCTCGCCACGCGCACGGGTACACCGTTCGCATCGCGGTTCTCACTTCGTTCACGGGTCGTTTCACTCCCCGTTCACACAAACGAGGCCTCGCGTACGCTCGGCCTCGCACTCGTTCCGAACCGCGCTACGCTCGCGCTGCGACTCGTCTCCTTCAAATCGCGCTCGTCACGTGCTCGCCGCTCGCGAGTTTGCTCGCGGCGAGAGAAGTGGGACCGCGCGGATTTGAACCGCGGTCACGGGCACCCAAGGCCCGAAGTATACCAGACTAACCCACGGTCCCGTACACCTCCTTTTTCGGGCAGGGCGTAAAGGGTTTCGTTCTGTCGCGGGCGGTTACCCACCCAGCACCTGTTCGACGTCCTCGTCCGTCGCCTCGGAGATTTGACCGGTTTCCCAGGGGTACGTGGGCGAGTCAGGTTCGGCCTCGATGTCTGCCAGCAACGATGCGACGTCGTCGTCGGTGGCCTCTGGAATCGATCCGGTCGCACTGTCGTCGATCACGATCTCGTCGAAGATTTCGCCAAACGCGGCGACGATGCGGTCTTCGTGTCGAGACGTGTCCAGATGGAAGTGCGCCATCGCGTCGACGGTCTCGAGTCGGCGGTTGAGATAGTAGATGAACTCGAAGATCGGTTCCGGGTCGCGCTGGCGAAGTAACGCATCGAGCGAACTGAAACAGACGCCCACCTGTTCGTCAGCCCAGTGTTCACAAAAGCGGCTGATCGACACCCCGATCGCCGACAGGTCCGTCGGATCCGCCACGGTGTCGACGGCGACGGGGCCGGAAAAGTCCGGCTCGTCGCTCGACTCGCCAGCCCTGATGACGTCGCCGACGGAGAGTACCCCGACGCGGGCGTCCGTCGCACCGAGCGGCGGTTCCTCACACGACTCGCCACCGAACGAGACTCGCAGGATTGCCGTTCGGTCCGCTCCACAGCAGAGCGACTCACAATCGGGTAGCTGTGCCTGCGAATCGTGCAGGAGGAGGACGTTTGCCGGCGGGGAGATAGCATCGAGCGGCGTAGATTCCATCGTTGGTCACTCGGACTGGGGGTCCGCGTTGAATTGCTATTCGGACAACACGACCTTTACCTTTCCGGCCGGTCAAATCGTGCACTCCCGTCTTGGGCCTTGCACATCCGGCACACGGACGGGTCACGACACACGGACAGGTTCGAGACACCAAAAAGTGCGTTAGAGGTCCTGATCCCGTAACTCGATATCCGCGATCAGGTCGAACGGCGTCGCATCCTTGCGGATGCCGTCGAGCAGGGCGAACGCTTCGTCCGGGTCGAGGAAGTGTTCGGTGACCACCCGACCCAGTGGCGTCGGCTCGAAGCCGTCGATGAAGTCGTATTCGAGGAGCTTCCCGATCGCGTGTTTCGTCGGGACGTCGCCCAGCATACGGTCGTTGAGTCGCTTCGCGTCACGACCACCCACCGTGACGTTCGCCAGCGTCTCCTCGATCGCCGCCCCCTCGTCGTAGGGGGTCGTCACAGGTTCCATCTCGCCCTTGAGGAGTTTGAACGCGATCTCGTCCTCGGTGCCCTCCATCGAGTTGTGGTACGTGGTGTCGGGTTCGACGAGGACGTACACCTTCCCCTCGTCGTGGTAGTCCGGTCGACCCGCCCGACCGAGCATCTGGTGGAACTCCTGGACAGAGAGCCACTCGATCCCCATCGCCAGCGTATCGAAGACGACCTGTGAGGCGGGGAAGTCGACCCCCGCCGCGAGCGCCGCCGTCGTGACGACGGCAGCCAGCTCCTGGTCGCCGAACTTCTGCTCGACGGTCTTGCGTCGCCTGTAGTCGAGCCCGGCGTGATATGGCGCGGCGTCGTACTCGAGCTTCCGGGAGATCTCGTGACAGCGCCGTCGCGAGTTCGTGAAGATGATCGTCTGGCCGCGATAGCCTTTCGACGATTTCGTGTCGAACTCGCGCTTGACGAGCTTGTTCGCCACGCGCACCTTCTCCTGGCCGTCGGCGAACGTGACGTGGCGCTCGATCGGCACCGGCCGCTCCTCGAACTCGATCACGGTGGCCTCCAGTGCCTTCCCGAGATGCTCGGGGTTGCCGACGGTCGCCGAGAGGTACACCCACTGTGCACCGTCGTATCCGCTTCGCTCCGAAGCGCGCTGTTCCGTCGCGTACTTCAGCCGGGAGATGAGTCCGTCCAGGCGGTGGCCCCGATCGGCTTCCTTGAGCGTGTGGACCTCGTCGATGACGACGGTTCCGATGTCGCCCATGTCTTTGCCCGTCCGCAGGGCGTGGTCGATCCCCTCGTAGGTGCCGACGATGACGTCCGCGTGGGGGTCGAAGCGGTTGCCCGAGTCCGCGATTCGACTCGCCCCGACGCGGATCGAGACGTCGACGAGGTGGCCGTACTCGTCCTCGAAGTCCTCGTGCTTCTGGTTGGCCAGCGCGACGAGGGGGACCAGAAAGAGCAGCTTCCCCTTGCCCTTTAGCGCGCGGTCGATCCCAGCGAGTTCGCCGACCAGCGTCTTCCCGGTCGCCGTTGCACTCACGACAAGCTGGTCCTGCCAGCCCGCTCGCGGGTCCGACCCGCTCGCGTCGTCCGCGGCCCGGTGGGCCGCGCTCTCCAGCAATCCGTTCTCGACCGCCAGACTCTGGACCGGGAGCAAGGTGTCGAACCGGTCCTCGAGCAGCCCCTGCAGGTCGTCGTGCAGATCGAGCGAGTCGACCGGTGCGAGGTCGACCTCGTCGGTCGTCGCGCTGATCGTATCGAACTTCGTCAGGTCCGGGTCGAGCTGGCCCTTCAGGAGGTTGACGATGCGCTGGAGGTCCTGAACCTCCATCATGAGCTCTTCGAGGCGCTCTTTGGCTGCACCTGTCACGCCGCCGCTGAAGGACAGCTGGCGCTCGAGTTCCTGTCGTGCACAGTCCCGACAGATCCAGTCGCGATCGTCTTTGACGGCAGTCTCCGTCGTCACCGGCGAGTAGCGACCCTCTGACGCGCAGTACCGGCAGGTCCGAACCGCCTTCGCCTTGTCGTCGAGCTGGTAGCCCGCGAGCATCTCCAGCAGTTCCGCTCGTTTCGCGGCGGACGTCTGCTCGGAGATCCGAATGCGGTCGGCCCGGCGAGCGATCTCGACGAACTCGTCGGGCTGTCTCGGCTCCTCGCTCGATCCTTGCTTCAGGCGGAACTTCGTCGGGCGCGGCCCGGCCGAGGTCTCCGACAGGCTCAGCTTGGCACGGAACAACCGGTCGTCGTCCCGGATGGGAACCACGAGGTAGTCGTCACCGATCTGGTGGGCGAAGAGGGTATCCACCGCCTGAAGCTGCTGCGACACGAACATCGATACGCGGCCGGATTTTAAGAGTTGTTCGTCTCGGCTCGGTGCCGCCATTGCGCTACGACGTCTTGTCAAAGACCGAAACCACTAACTTGGTTTTAGGATAGCCTAAATCAATGGTCGACGAACTGGCGACACCCGGATGCGCGGTGACCGAACGGCAACACGGCTGGGTCGACCGGCGGTTCGTCGTGGGGAGCACCGATGAGTGACCCGGACACCGTAACGTCCGACACCGCTTGCGGGGAAGCCGCCGACGGATCGGCCGACGACAAGCCCCGCCCAACCGACTACGACGTGGTCATCGTGGGCGGCGGCCCGGCCGGTTGCGCGGCCGGCGTCTTCACCGCACGGTACGGCCTCGACACCGTCATCTTCGACCGGGGAAACTCCTCGCTCCAGCGGTGTGCATTCCTCGAAAACTACCTCGGCTTTCCCGCGGGGATCGACGTCGGGACGTTCACCGACCTGATCCACGACCACGCGAGGGAAGCGGGGTGCGAACTCGTCGACGACATGGTTGCGAGTGTTAGGCGAACAGCCGACGCCGAGGGTGACAGTGATACCGCAGGCCGCAAACCGATCGAGAACGTACACTCCCCACGCTTCGTCGTCGAGACGCAGGACGGTCGCCAGGCCACGCCAGCGCACGTCCTCACAGCGACACGCTACGGCGGCGAGTATCTTCGGCCGCTCGACGACGGCGGTGCGATGTTTCGGACGTTCGAGCGAGACGGCGAGTCGACCGAGTACTTCGATCCGGCGTACGCGGACGCAGACGGGCGGACGCCGATCGATGGCCTGTACGTCGCCTCGCCGAGCGGCGATCGCGACACGCAGGTCGTCACCGCTGCTGGCCAGGGTGGCCACGTAGCCAGATCGCTCATTAGGGATCGTCGCCGTGAGCAGGGCTATCCCGAACCTGTCGCCGACTACTGGGACTGGTTCCGGCGTGCTGCGGAACTCCCTGCGGACGAACGTGAGGAGCACTGGCGCTCGTACTTCGACGAACGGGTGCCCGACGATCACGGACTCGGGGAAGCGGAACTCGCGGCCCTCCGCGCGACCGACGTCGACCGGCTCTCGCAGGCGTACTGCGACCCGGCAGCCGTCGACGAGCGAACCCAGCGAGGCTACGACCGGCTCCTGGATCACGTCGGCGAGGAACGGATTCGAGCCTATCTGAACGAATCGGACGCACAGTAACGCGCTCGACAACCGGTCGATCGTCGGCGTCGACGAGCTACTCTTCGCCGCCAACGCCGAGCAGCTCGAAGACGAACGTCCACCTGTCCAGTTGCTGTTCGATCTGGATGGAGGTCGCGGTCCCGGCACCGTGCCCCGTCCCTTCGTCGCCGCGGAAGCAAATCGGGGCGTCGCCAGTCGTGGCGTGCTGAACGCGGGCGGTCATCTTCCGGGCGTGTGATGGGTGGACCCGCGTATCACCGGCGGCCGTCTGGAAGAGCGTCGCCGGGTACGCCGTCTCAGAGACGTTGTGGTACGGCGAGTACTCGCGGAGCCACGCGAACTCCTCGGGGTCGTCCGGCGAGCCGTACTCCGGCGTCCAGGTCGCCCCGAGCAGGAACTCGTGGAAGCGGAGCATGTCGAGCAGCGGGACGGCACAGATGGCAGCGCCGAAGAGTTCGGGTCGGCGCGTGATCGCTGCACCGACGAGCAGGCCCCCGTTGGAGCCACCCCAGGCGGCCAGCCGATCCGAGTTCGTGTACCCCTCCTCGATCAGCGCCTCGCCCGCGGCTTCGAAGTCGTCGAAGGTGTGCGTCTTCTGCGCGCGATGGCCGGCCTCGTGCCACTCCTCGCCGAACTCGAGGCCGCCGCGCAGGCAGGCCACGGCGAAGACGCCACCAGCTGCCAGGAACGGCAGCCGGTACGCGTCGAAGCCGGGCAGGAGCGGGATCCGGAAGCCGCCGTAACCGTACAGGATCGTCGGCGCGTCACCGTCGGGTTCGAGATCAGCACGATGGACCACGTACACCGGGACCGTCGCCCCGTCCGTGGAGTCGACCCAGAGACGCTCGACAGTGAGATCGAGTTCCGCCCGCGGGTCGAGTTCCGTCGGGAGGTCGGGTTCCTGAACGACGGTCCAGTCGTCGGGCCCCGCCCCGGATCCAGCGTCGGCGTGGACGATGCTCGACGGCCGGTCGAACGTCTGGAGCGCGAGGAACGCCTCGTCCGTATCCGAGCTGCCGCCGAGGGCGCCGCGACCGACGCCGGTGTACTCGGGCAGGGCCAGTTCGTGGCGTTCGGTGCCATCCGCATCGTGAAGCGAGACGACCGATCGGGCGTCACGGATGCGGTGGACGGCCAGTCCGTCGCCGGCCGGCGCGACGTCGAACAGGACGTCGTCACTCTCGGGAACGACGGGCTCGAACGCGTCGAGGGCGGCCGCATCGGACGAGAGTTCGGCGGCATCCCCGTCGGCGAGAGTCGCGGCGTCGATACCGAGCAGTCGGAATCGCGGCGCGTCGTGGTTCGTCAGGAGGAAGACTCGCCCCTCGTGTGCCAGCAGCTCGAGCGACGCGTCGACATCGGTGACCAGCGGGACCAGTTCGCCGTCCTCGAGAACGTACAACTCCGTGTCCGAAGCCAGTTCGCCAAGCGAGACCAGAACCAGCCCGGTCTCGCGGTCGACCTGGACCTGCGGCCAGCGACGTTCCGGAATGGCCTCGGTGACGAGGCGATCCGCACCGTCGTCGCCGATCTCGTGGTACCGAATGGCCTTCTCGAGCAGTTCGTCGTCCGCCGCGCTCCCGGTCTGCTGGTAGTAGAAGCCGTTCCCCTGCCACGCGACCGAGAACTCGCCGCAGCGCCCGACGTCGTCGACCCGGTCGATCACCTCGCCGCGTTCGACGTCGAGCACGCGCAAGTCGAACTCTTCGGTTCCGCCGTCCATCAGCCCGTAGACGACGCGTTCGCCGTCCGGGTCCGGGACGAACCAGCCCAGCGAGACCGTCTCGCCGAACTCGGTCGGGTCGACCAGCGTCCGCGGCTCGGCGTCCCGTTCGGTGCGCACGGTGAGCCGGGGCTGATCGGCGTCCGCTGCCTCGATCAGCTGGAAGTACCGCCCGCCGCGGGCGACCGGCAACTGGTAGGTCGCGTGCTCGGCGACGCGCTCGAACTGCGGCCGGAGGCCCTCGCGGCGCTCGGTCTCGACAAACTGGTCGGTGTAGGCGTTCTGGGCATCTTCCCACTCGTCGACGGCTTCGCCGTCGCCTTCGAGCCAGCGGTAGGGATCGGCGATCTCCTCGCCGTGCAGTTCTTCGATAACGGGGTCCCGCTCGGTCGCCGGCGGATCGGAACCTGTCGGGTTGCTCATGTTCCTGGGTGGGAGAGACGACTCAAGAAGGCTCGGAATGCGGCCGTTGTTCGTGGGTTCCTGACCAGTGACCCGCATTTCACCTCAGTTCGATCCGTTGTCGCAGTCATTAGCACCGGCCCGTGCGGTCCTAATTTGGGAGCACCGACTCGGACGGCGCCGTTCGGGAGCATCGGGTCGTGCAGCCCCA containing:
- a CDS encoding rhomboid family intramembrane serine protease, producing MAVSKTLVGIGLAVALGLGYLLRSVDLGRWRRRLSSRLIFGVPWGTAVTVSVLVAFYLFAQHGFAHWERPVTYPYISWSYFYPTGWLTAGIAHGSPAHLVSNTTATVVFGVIAEYTWGHYPPSERERTDEPDRAPDHQDGGSAGPGRRVGPADAERRAGPAERVGPSPRSGGWLSNPWVRALVAFPGTLFAIALLTSAFSLGPGLGFSGAVYAIVAFTLLVAPRLAVGGVVASAALGVLYDALANPIVTAGIESGAPSPPGWAGVGFQAHLLGFLVGAIVAIAVLRTRERTPATGAIFGALVLVGLAQSVWLLVWPGGSDTYTLYRGVGVTFLLVLAVVVSVAATGPTRRLPRPFATVPRMPSRKRLAIVWVGLLTVVLGLFVAAPLAMGEASGFVVGIFLVAYALLVIPAIPPLLPDRLTDGPIDYRQAALVTLCVLAAVVAVVGVPYGFTLIDGEPTGSGAVDVGEYTVTYEENASIDRTMLGFPEEAQSNATYDGLLVASDDHEVFTIGERADVIAYDGEATVAVGGPGEYETVHAERTGWEVLGNETVYAVDLVVDSERTRSYVTEPVETGVQFDETQVLLAPTADGFEVRFEQDGETTAVPVPEVNQTQSVGPFVVRKESGEDTDRITVSRDGVTTPIAERETYPGSK
- a CDS encoding HalOD1 output domain-containing protein yields the protein MTGDLGVEIVSEIADREDVDATALTPPLHDVIDTDALESLFEPTATTDRVGPGTVSFLYHGYDVTVTATGDVRVRATDTTPSNTNATREMTLD
- a CDS encoding DUF7504 family protein, with amino-acid sequence MESTPLDAISPPANVLLLHDSQAQLPDCESLCCGADRTAILRVSFGGESCEEPPLGATDARVGVLSVGDVIRAGESSDEPDFSGPVAVDTVADPTDLSAIGVSISRFCEHWADEQVGVCFSSLDALLRQRDPEPIFEFIYYLNRRLETVDAMAHFHLDTSRHEDRIVAAFGEIFDEIVIDDSATGSIPEATDDDVASLLADIEAEPDSPTYPWETGQISEATDEDVEQVLGG
- a CDS encoding DEAD/DEAH box helicase, whose product is MSQQLQAVDTLFAHQIGDDYLVVPIRDDDRLFRAKLSLSETSAGPRPTKFRLKQGSSEEPRQPDEFVEIARRADRIRISEQTSAAKRAELLEMLAGYQLDDKAKAVRTCRYCASEGRYSPVTTETAVKDDRDWICRDCARQELERQLSFSGGVTGAAKERLEELMMEVQDLQRIVNLLKGQLDPDLTKFDTISATTDEVDLAPVDSLDLHDDLQGLLEDRFDTLLPVQSLAVENGLLESAAHRAADDASGSDPRAGWQDQLVVSATATGKTLVGELAGIDRALKGKGKLLFLVPLVALANQKHEDFEDEYGHLVDVSIRVGASRIADSGNRFDPHADVIVGTYEGIDHALRTGKDMGDIGTVVIDEVHTLKEADRGHRLDGLISRLKYATEQRASERSGYDGAQWVYLSATVGNPEHLGKALEATVIEFEERPVPIERHVTFADGQEKVRVANKLVKREFDTKSSKGYRGQTIIFTNSRRRCHEISRKLEYDAAPYHAGLDYRRRKTVEQKFGDQELAAVVTTAALAAGVDFPASQVVFDTLAMGIEWLSVQEFHQMLGRAGRPDYHDEGKVYVLVEPDTTYHNSMEGTEDEIAFKLLKGEMEPVTTPYDEGAAIEETLANVTVGGRDAKRLNDRMLGDVPTKHAIGKLLEYDFIDGFEPTPLGRVVTEHFLDPDEAFALLDGIRKDATPFDLIADIELRDQDL
- a CDS encoding FAD-dependent oxidoreductase; protein product: MSDPDTVTSDTACGEAADGSADDKPRPTDYDVVIVGGGPAGCAAGVFTARYGLDTVIFDRGNSSLQRCAFLENYLGFPAGIDVGTFTDLIHDHAREAGCELVDDMVASVRRTADAEGDSDTAGRKPIENVHSPRFVVETQDGRQATPAHVLTATRYGGEYLRPLDDGGAMFRTFERDGESTEYFDPAYADADGRTPIDGLYVASPSGDRDTQVVTAAGQGGHVARSLIRDRRREQGYPEPVADYWDWFRRAAELPADEREEHWRSYFDERVPDDHGLGEAELAALRATDVDRLSQAYCDPAAVDERTQRGYDRLLDHVGEERIRAYLNESDAQ
- a CDS encoding prolyl oligopeptidase family serine peptidase, encoding MSNPTGSDPPATERDPVIEELHGEEIADPYRWLEGDGEAVDEWEDAQNAYTDQFVETERREGLRPQFERVAEHATYQLPVARGGRYFQLIEAADADQPRLTVRTERDAEPRTLVDPTEFGETVSLGWFVPDPDGERVVYGLMDGGTEEFDLRVLDVERGEVIDRVDDVGRCGEFSVAWQGNGFYYQQTGSAADDELLEKAIRYHEIGDDGADRLVTEAIPERRWPQVQVDRETGLVLVSLGELASDTELYVLEDGELVPLVTDVDASLELLAHEGRVFLLTNHDAPRFRLLGIDAATLADGDAAELSSDAAALDAFEPVVPESDDVLFDVAPAGDGLAVHRIRDARSVVSLHDADGTERHELALPEYTGVGRGALGGSSDTDEAFLALQTFDRPSSIVHADAGSGAGPDDWTVVQEPDLPTELDPRAELDLTVERLWVDSTDGATVPVYVVHRADLEPDGDAPTILYGYGGFRIPLLPGFDAYRLPFLAAGGVFAVACLRGGLEFGEEWHEAGHRAQKTHTFDDFEAAGEALIEEGYTNSDRLAAWGGSNGGLLVGAAITRRPELFGAAICAVPLLDMLRFHEFLLGATWTPEYGSPDDPEEFAWLREYSPYHNVSETAYPATLFQTAAGDTRVHPSHARKMTARVQHATTGDAPICFRGDEGTGHGAGTATSIQIEQQLDRWTFVFELLGVGGEE